The Cyprinus carpio isolate SPL01 chromosome A9, ASM1834038v1, whole genome shotgun sequence genome window below encodes:
- the pikfyve gene encoding 1-phosphatidylinositol 3-phosphate 5-kinase isoform X3 codes for MAAEDKASSSSSAMDWSSEQPLSPTSPSHLTHFKPLTPEQDEPPLRSAYSSFVSLFRFSKEKTGANIAPAKKLAKLEEGRPPSVMEKSQSASSSPQGPRHNWSSPSHSIHGSETHRKHSELLRRTSTASVDWEEGRRKSEAPLGSHDPRTAVQLRTALKRLKEIMEGKSQDSDLKQYWMPDSQCKECYDCNEKFTTFRRRHHCRLCGQIFCSRCCNQEIPGKFMGYTGDLRACTYCRKIALSYAHSTDSSSIGEDLSALSDSPCSVCVLEPTEPRTPVGGRKASRNIFLEEDLAWQSHQESQNSALSSRLTAVQDDMGKSPARKRSASVTNLSLDRSGSSMVPAYESSVSPQNSRALSKTDHSEEERKILLDSSQLKDLWKKICHNSTGMEFQDHRYWLRTYPNCIVGKELVNWLLRNGTISTRAQAIAIGQALVDGRWLDCVTHHDQIFRDEYALYRPLQNTEFSETPSPDSDSVNSLEGHSEPSWFKDIKFDDSDTEQLADENEYVTPNSASPSKRTSVSSFHSAVDSDSAASINLNMEQDNVNFHIKKQAKYPHVPPYQAEQKSMEPHDPFTPENDIHAPMEVLLSEDGGQQISISDAFIKESLFNRRVEEKAKEMLFTPLGWHHSSLDQLREENGERKAMERLLSANHSHMMALLQQLLYSESLSLSWRDIIVPVVRQVVQTVRPDVRNCDDDMDIRQFVHIKKIPGGKKFDSAVVNGFVCTKNIAHKKMNPYIKNPKILLLKCSIEYLYREETKFTCIDPIVLQEHEFLKNYVQRIADVRPNLVLVEKTVSRIAQDMLLEHGISLVINVKPQVLDRVSRMTQGDLVISMDQLLTKPRLGTCHKFYLHSFQLPNDEMKTLMFFDGCPPQLGCTIKLRGASEYELARVKEIIIFMVCVAYHSQLEISFLMDEFAMPPSLAESSSFPCLLESTTLEEEDETGGEREGQDNDGSTLGDENLTLLPEGDFEPGHQEVIKAHSREPSISESSNKDGESPRINKNASVSSFSGGEEDVIKTSTPLSSFTSSLPQPVSPPFLISDLKETSQEVIKGSGEEERNKELEEMVHQDSTSSETSLPPARLFRDPLQDDTGLFVTEHVASSDDHLKSISALFKQELKDIILCISPFITFQEPYLLTAAGLHCPSRDYFPEQVYLSPLLNKDSKELDGRRKRQLLKESGPSSGSLTNGTVSHQRTIQILSCHKLTGARIVEQLGSSHELARMLADYRAQGGRIRQREGMQFREAPPTKAPIKSDSEEDKGAGLNEMNWATKLDCLNPINHQRLCVLFSSSSAQSNNAPNPCVSPWIVTMEFYGKNDLTLGVFLERYCFRPSYQCPSMYCETPMVHHIRRFVHGNGCVQIVLKELDSPVPGYQHTILNYSWCRVCKQVTPVVPLSNDSWSMSFAKYLELRFYGNKYTRRANAEPCGHSIHKDYHQYFCYNQMVASFSYISVRLFEICLPPPKILIRSQGPSKANLQQDLKDFSHKVAQVYLAVDDRLTSLKTDTFSKTREEKMEDMFAQKDMEESELRGWIEKLQVRLQTSAMDSPQQLQAVLESVVVKKQGLCETLQSWNNRLLDLFQQEKGRKRQSVPPSPGRHRQATLDESKTSALETSPRNPSPVVPNGEKEDRHLNTFPSSSGSSSLLQLPSPAELTPDVITSGPSFPDLDSVSIPEDMFDGHLLGSNDSQVKEKSTMKTILANLLPGNSYNPIPLPFDPDKHYLMYEHERVPIAVCEREPSSIIAFALSCKEYKTALEELTKTTVKTGADDISQAISSGESRVKNSPAKPSESITSQLSRSSADADPLKEPESGDKQKKQTGNPHIELQFSDANAKFYCRIYYAEEFHKMREEIMESSEDDFVRSLSRCVNWQARGGKSGAVFYATEDDRFILKQMPRLEVQSFLDFAPHYFTYITGSVQQKRPTALAKILGVYRIGYKNSQNNTEKKLDLLVMENLFYGRKMAQVFDLKGSLRNRNVKTELGKESCEVVLLDENLLKLVHDNPLYIRSHCKAILRAAILSDALFLSSHLIIDYSLLVGRDDATNELVVGIIDYIRTFTWDKKLEMVVKSTGILGGQGKMPTVVSPELYRARFCEAMDKYFLMVPDHWTGLGLNC; via the exons ATGGCTGCCGAAGACAAGGCTTCCTCCTCGTCCTCTGCGATGGATTGGAGCTCCGAACAGCCACTCTCACCCACCAGTCCATCCCATCTAACGCACTTCAAACCCCTGACCCCCGAGCAGGACGAGCCGCCCCTGCGCTCCGCCTACAGCTCCTTTGTCAGTCTGTTCCGCTTCAGCAAAg AAAAAACAGGTGCAAACATTGCACCAGCAAAAAAGCTTGCTAAACTTG AGGAAGGACGGCCTCCTTCAGTGATGGAGAAAAGTCAGTCAGCTTCATCATCACCGCAGGGGCCACGCCACAACTGGTCAAGTCCCTCCCATTCTATACATGGCTCCGAAACCCACAGGAAACATTCAGAACTTCTCAGAAGAACATCCACTGCTTCAG TGGACTGGGAAG AGGGTCGACGGAAATCAGAAGCACCTCTGGGCAGCCACGATCCCCGAACAGCTGTCCAGCTACGCACAGCCCTCAAGAGACTCAAGGAAATCATGGAAGGGAAAAGTCAG GACAGTGATCTGAAACAGTACTGGATGCCAGACAGCCAGTGTAAAGAGTGCTATGACTGCAACGAGAAATTCACAACCTTTCGACGCCGTCACCATTGTCGACTCTGCGGTCAAATTTTTTGCAGCCGATGCTGCAACCAGGAAATTCCTGGCAAGTTCATGGGCTATACGG GTGATTTACGGGCTTGTACGTACTGTCGCAAGATAGCATTGAGCTACGCTCACTCAACTGACTCAAGCTCCATTGGAGAAGATCTCAGTGCCCTGTCAGACTCGCCATGCTCAGTGTGCGTTCTGGAGCCCACCGAACCACGCACACCTGTGGGAGGCCGCAAAGCCAGCCGGAACATCTTTCTGGAAGAGGACCTGGCCTGGCAAAG TCatcaggaatctcagaacagtgCTCTCAGTTCCAGACTTACAGCAGTCCAGGATGATATGGGCAAGTCACCAGCCAGAAAGAG GTCAGCTAGTGTGACCAACCTGTCCTTGGACCGTTCTGGCTCATCCATGGTTCCTGCCTACGAGAGTTCAGTTAGCCCTCAGAACAGCCGGGCCCTATCCAAGACTGACCACAGCGAAGAGGAGAGAAAGATCCTTCTG GATTCTTCTCAACTTAAAGATCTATGGAAGAAGATTTGCCACAACAGTACAGGAATGGAGTTCCAGGACCATCGGTACTGGCTGCGTACTTACCCCAACTGCATTGTGGGTAAAGAGTTAGTCAACTGGCTCTTACGAAATGGCACTATTTCAACTAG GGCTCAGGCCATAGCTATTGGACAGGCTTTGGTAGATGGCCGCTGGCTTGACTGCGTTACCCATCATGATCAGATCTTCCGTGATGAGTATGCCTTATATCGCCCTCTCCAG AACACAGAGTTCTCAGAAACCCCTTCTCCAGACAGCGACAGTGTGAATTCCCTAGAGGGACACTCCGAACCTTCATGGTTTAAAGACATCAAGTTTGACGATAGTGACACTGAGCAGCTAGCTGATGAAAATGAATATGTCACACCGA ATTCGGCCAGCCCCAGCAAAAGAACATCTGTCAGCAGTTTCCACTCTGCAGTGGACAGTGACTCAGCCGCCTCCATCAACCTAAACATGGAGCAGGACAATGTCAATTTTCACATCAAGAAGCAGGCCAAGTACCCACATGTGCCTCCTTACCAAGCCGAGCAAAAAAGTATGGAGCCCCATGACCCATTCACCCCAGAAAACGACATCCATGCACCAA TGGAAGTCCTGCTCTCTGAAGATGGAGGTCAGCAAATATCCATCAGTGATGCCTTTATTAAAG AGTCTTTGTTTAACCGGAGAGTTGAGGAGAAAGCTAAAGAGATGCTCTTCACACCTCTCGGCTGGCATCACAGCTCTCTGGACCAGCTGCGGGAAGAGAACGGGGAAAGAAAAGCGATGGAGCGTTTACT GTCTGCTAATCACAGCCACATGATGGCGCTGCTGCAGCAGCTGCTGTACAGCGAATCACTGTCTCTCTCTTGGCGTGATATTATTGTACCTGTGGTGAGGCAAGTTGTGCAGACGGTGCGACCGGATGTGCGCAACTGTGATGATGACATGGATATTCGTCAGTTTGTCCATATCAAGAAG ATTCCAGGAGGAAAGAAGTTTGACTCTGCTGTAGTAAACGGCTTCGTTTGCACAAAgaatattgcacacaaaaag ATGAACCCTTACATCAAAAACCCCAAGATCCTTCTCCTCAAATGCTCCATTGAGTATCTGTACAGAGAAGAGACCAAGTTCACTTGCATTGACCCAATTGTGTTACAG GAGCATGAGTTTCTGAAGAACTATGTTCAGAGGATTGCTGACGTCCGACCGAACCTGGTGCTGGTGGAGAAGACTGTGTCCCGTATCGCTCAGGACATGTTACTGGAACACGGCATTAGCCTTGTGATTAATGTCAAACCT CAAGTCCTGGACCGTGTGAGTCGAATGACTCAAGGAGATTTAGTCATTTCAATGGATCAGCTTCTTACAAAACCTCGTTTGGGTACCTGCCATAAATTTTACCTGCATTCCTTCCAGCTGCCAAATG aTGAGATGAAGACCCTTATGTTTTTTGATGGCTGTCCTCCTCAGCTGGGCTGCACCATCAAGCTCCGTGGTGCTTCAGAGTATGAGCTGGCACGGGTGAAAGAGATCATCATTTTTATGGTGTGTGTGGCTTACCACTCACAGCTGGAGATCTCTTTCCTCATGGATGAGTTTGCTATGCCTCCTAGCCTGGCTGAGAGTTCCTCTTTCCCATGTCTGCTGGAAAGCACCACTTTGGAGGAAGAGGATGAAACTGGTGGGGAACGGGAGGGACAAGATAATGATGGTTCTACACTGGGGGATGAGAACCTCACGCTTCTTCCAGAAGGAGACTTTGAGCCAGGGCATCAGGAGGTCATCAAAGCCCACAGCAGAGAGCCTTCCATCTCTGAATCTTCTAATAAAGATGGAGAAAGCcccagaataaataaaaatgcctcAGTTTCTTCCTTCTCTGGAGGAGAGGAAGATGTTATAAAGACCTCCACACCTCTTTCATCCTTCACTTCCAGTCTTCCCCAGCCAGTGTCACCACCTTTCCTTATTTCAGACCTGAAAGAGACATCACAGGAAGTGATTAAAGGCTCAGGTGAGGAGGAGAGGAATAAAGAGCTGGAGGAGATGGTCCATCAGGACAGCACAAGCTCTGAGACCTCCCTCCCACCAGCCCGGCTCTTCAGGGATCCCTTACAGGATGACACAGGCCTGTTTGTGACCGAACATGTAGCTTCTTCAGATGACCACCTTAAATCCATCTCAGCTTTGTTTAAACAGGAGCTTAAAGACATTATTCTCTGCATTTCACCCTTTATTACCTTTCAGGAGCCATACCTGCTCACGGCTGCTGGACTGCATTGTCCTAGCCGGGATTATTTCCCAGAACAGGTTTACCTTTCTCCTCTTTTGAATAAGGACTCGAAAGAGCTGGACGGACGCCGCAAGAGGCAGCTGCTAAAAGAGTCTGGCCCGAGTTCTGGCAGCCTGACCAATGGTACTGTGTCACACCAACGGACCATCCAGATTTTGTCCTGTCACAAACTCACAGGTGCCCGTATAGTAGAGCAGCTAGGCAGTAGTCACGAGCTGGCACGCATGCTGGCTGACTATCGTGCCCAGGGAGGGCGCATTCGGCAAAGGGAAGGAATGCAATTTCGTGAAGCCCCACCCACAAAGGCGCCAATAAAGTCAGACAGTGAAGAAGATAAAGGGGCAGGACTGAACGAAATGAACTGGGCTACTAAG ttGGACTGTTTAAATCCAATCAACCATCAGAGGCTCTGTGTGCTGTTCAGTAGCTCATCAGCACAATCTAATAATGCCCCAAACCCCTGCGTCAGTCCATG GATTGTAACAATGGAGTTTTATGGAAAGAATGATTTGACTCTTGGCGTATTTCTGGAGAGATACTGTTTCAG ACCCTCTTACCAGTGCCCCAGCATGTACTGTGAGACCCCCATGGTTCACCACATCCGGCGCTTTGTCCATGGTAATGGCTGTGTCCAGATTGTTCTCAAAGAGCTGGACTCGCCTGTACCTGGATATCAGCACACAATCCTCAACTACTCTTGGTGCCGTGTCTGTAAACAG GTGACTCCTGTAGTCCCTTTGTCTAATGACTCCTGGTCCATGTCCTTCGCCAAGTATCTAGAGCTCCGTTTCTATGGTAACAAGTACACCCGTCGGGCCAATGCAGAGCCTTGTGGCCACTCCATACATAAAGATTATCACCAGTACTTCTGCTACAACCAGATGGTGGCTTCATTCAG CTACATCTCAGTGAGGCTATTCGAGATCTGTCTGCCTCCTCCAAAAATCCTCATCAGGAGCCAGGGCCCCTCTAAAGCAAACTTGCAGCAGGACCTCAAAGACTTCTCCCATAA GGTGGCTCAGGTGTACCTGGCCGTAGATGACCGTCTGACCTCCTTAAAAACTGACACCTTCAGCAAGACTAGAGAAGAAAAGATGGAGGACATGTTTGCACAGAAAGAT ATGGAGGAATCAGAGCTTCGTGGCTGGATAGAAAAGCTACAGGTGCGTCTGCAGACCAGCGCGATGGACTCGCCACAACAACTACAGGCTGTTCTGGAGTCAGTGGTGGTCAAAAAGCAGGGTTTGTGTGAGACCTTGCAGTCCTGGAACAACAG ACTTCTAGACTTGTTCCAGCAAGAAAAAGGCAGGAAGCGTCAATCTGTTCCTCCCAGCCCTGGCAGACACAGACAAGCTACATTAGATGAGAGCAAG ACTAGTGCTTTGGAGACCTCTCCTCGTAACCCGTCCCCTGTGGTCCCAAATGGAGAGAAAG AGGACCGTCATCTCAACACTTTTCCGTCAAGTTCAGGGTCTTCATCATTACTTCAGTTACCGTCTCCGGCTGAACTAACTCCAGATGTCATCACGAGCGGACCATCTTTTCCTGATCTGGACTCTGTCAGCATCCCAGAGG ACATGTTCGACGGGCACTTGCTTGGTTCCAATGACAGTCAAGTAAAGGAAAAGTCCACCATGAAAACCATCCTGGCCAACCTGTTACCAGGCAACAGCTACAATCCCATCCCGTTACCTTT TGACCCAGACAAGCACTATTTGATGTATGAGCACGAGAGAGTTCCTAtagctgtgtgtgagagagagcccAGCTCCATCATTGCCTTTGCACTCAG CTGTAAAGAGTATAAAACCGCCCTTGAAGAGCTTACAAAGACAACAGTAAAGACTGGAGCTGATGACATATCTCAGGCCATTAG TTCTGGAGAGAGTAGAGTGAAGAACAGCCCGGCCAAACCTAGTGAAAGCATCACGTCACAGTTGAGCCGCAGCAGCGCTGATGCTGACCCACTCA AGGAGCCTGAAAGTGGAGACAAACAAAAGAAGCAGACCGGAAACCCACACATTGAGCTAC AGTTCTCAGATGCAAATGCCAAGTTTTACTGCCGGATTTACTACGCGGAGGAGTTCCATAAAATGCGGGAAGAGATTATGGAGAGCTCGGAGGATGATTTTGTGCGATCGCTCTCCCGCTGTGTTAACTGGCAGGCTCGTGGCGGGAAGTCTGGTGCAGTTTTCTATGCCACTGAAG ATGATCGGTTTATTCTGAAGCAGATGCCCAGATTAGAGGTCCAGTCCTTCTTAGACTTTGCACCCCACTACTTTACTTACATCACAGGATCAGTTCAGCAAAAA CGACCCACAGCACTTGCTAAGATTCTGGGAGTGTACCGTATCGGCTACAAGAACTCCCAGAACAACACAGAAAAGAAACTGGACCTGTTGGTGATGGAAAACCTTTTCTATGGGCGAAAGATGGCACAG GTGTTTGACCTGAAGGGATCCCTGAGAAACAGGAACGTGAAGACTGAACTAGGAAAGGAGAGCTGTGAGGTGGTGCTCCTGGATGAGAACCTCCTCAAACTGGTGCATGACAATCCCCTTTATATTCGCTCACACTGCAAGGCCATTCTGCGTGCTGCCATCCTCAGTGATGCCCTCTTCCTGTCCAGCCACCTCATCATTGATTATTCCCTGTTGGTTGGCCGTGACGATGCCACGAACGAGCTAGTTGTGGGCATCATAG ATTATATCCGGACTTTCACATGGGATAAAAAGCTGGAGATGGTGGTCAAATCTACCGGGATTCTCGGAGGCCAAG GTAAAATGCCCACGGTGGTGTCACCAGAGCTGTATCGAGCACGTTTCTGTGAGGCCATGGACAAATATTTTCTCATGGTCCCTGATCACTGGACAGGTCTTGGGCTCAACTGCTGA